From the Chryseobacterium sp. G0201 genome, the window CACTTGAATGTGTAGGAGCAGTGTGACCAGAAGCATGAACAGCTTCCATCATTTGTTCTATTCTTTCTGTGCTAATTCCTTTATTCAAGAAAAAACCAATACCAAACAGAACTAAACCTACAACAAGAAGTATTAGAGAAGTTGATTTTAATTTTGGTGAAAAACTATACATTTCTTTTCTTATTTTTTAGTTTCGGTAGTAGTCTCTGTTGCAGCTGCAGCTGGTGTAGCTGTAGCCGTTGTAGCTGCTGCGGGTGCTGCCGCTCCTTTTTTGAAGGCGCTCATCACATACATTGCAACTCTCCATCTGTCTCCAGCGTTAAGTTGTCCTGCATAAGAACCCATCGCGTTTCTACCGTTTGTTAGTACATAATGAACAGACCCTACAGTAATTTCTCTATCAGCATAGTTTGGTACACCAGAGAAAGCACCGCTTTGTACAATTGGTCCCTGTCCATCACCTCCTGTTCCATGACATGCAGCACAAGTATGGTCAAAAAGTATTTTTCCTCTTTCGATATCCTTAGCAGCATTTGCCGGATTTAAAGGAGAAGCAGTCATCTTTTTAGATGCATCATATCCTGCATTATATTCGTCTGCATTTTTTGGAAGTAAACCTTCTTCAAAAACACCGTCTTTATTTTGAGCTACCGATCCTTCTACTGGAGCAAGACCTGTTGCAAAACTATTTTTAACAAACGCCGGAATTTCATTTTCATGATCTGAATACGCATCCTGAGCCTTCATCAATGGATCATAAGCTACAGGAAAGTACATATCCGGGAAATATACCAACGGAGTGTTTTCTTTCGGTCCGCAAGAATTAAGTAAAACTGTAGTTAAACCTAAAATTGCTGTAATTTTTAATACATTCTTTTTCATTTTAAGCGTCTTTAACAGTTATTTCTTCAACTCCAGTCTCAATAAGCAACTGCTTCACAGATTCTACATCTTCAGTTACAAACTCCATAAGGAATTTATCATCTGTAGTTCTAGGATCAGGGTTTTGTGCAGGAGCTCCGGGATACATTTTGTTTCTTACTAAGAAAGTCAATGACATCATGTGAGCGGCACAGAAAACCATCAATTCAAACATTGGAACTACGAATGCAGGCATGTTGTGCGCCCAGTCAAAAGCAGGTTTACCACCAATGTTTTGAGGCCAGTCATGGTTCATTACGTACCAAGTAACTGTTGCACCAATAGTAACACCATAAAGTGCGTAGAAGAATGCAGCATCAGAGATTCTAGTTTTCTT encodes:
- a CDS encoding c-type cytochrome, with amino-acid sequence MKKNVLKITAILGLTTVLLNSCGPKENTPLVYFPDMYFPVAYDPLMKAQDAYSDHENEIPAFVKNSFATGLAPVEGSVAQNKDGVFEEGLLPKNADEYNAGYDASKKMTASPLNPANAAKDIERGKILFDHTCAACHGTGGDGQGPIVQSGAFSGVPNYADREITVGSVHYVLTNGRNAMGSYAGQLNAGDRWRVAMYVMSAFKKGAAAPAAATTATATPAAAATETTTETKK
- a CDS encoding DUF3341 domain-containing protein translates to MSTTKIVYGLYADDDDLMNGVKAFNDKGIAINEVYTPFPVHGLDKALGLKKTRISDAAFFYALYGVTIGATVTWYVMNHDWPQNIGGKPAFDWAHNMPAFVVPMFELMVFCAAHMMSLTFLVRNKMYPGAPAQNPDPRTTDDKFLMEFVTEDVESVKQLLIETGVEEITVKDA